In one window of Plasmodium berghei ANKA genome assembly, chromosome: 14 DNA:
- a CDS encoding ATP synthase subunit gamma, mitochondrial, putative — protein sequence MSKMMEAGRMAIRAKIFGYNSMVPEIGKRNFASDNLRSLSLRMKSIKSIQKITKAMKMVAASKFKGDQKRLENCKYFSTPLADIFNRLNQLDIHKKNEDLAIIAISSDKGLCGSVNSSISRICKNILENDQIDNELVNNISPNKISLYGIGEKIKSALSRLHSDKFEAVYSEYNKIPINFMTCSYIAESILKKNHTNLLIVYNNFKSAISFDTKILSIFSQKQLNKINKKELATFEFEPELDYIFKDVYEFYFTSIIYNCIIENLASEQSARMTAMDNASSSATDMLGALSLRYNRARQSKITLELIEIISGANAL from the exons ATGAGCAAAATGATGGAAGCAGGCAGAATGGCTATACGTGCGAAAATTTTCGGTTATAATAGCATGGTCCCTGAAATtggaaaaagaaattttGCTAGTGACAACTTAAGGTCTTTATCCCTTCGTATGAAATCAATTAAGTCGATCCAGAAAATAACAAAGGCTATGAAGATGGTTGCTGCTTCAAAATTTAAAGGCGATCAAAAACGATTAGAAAATtgcaaatatttttcaactCCATTAGctgatatatttaatagaTTAAACCAATTGGATatccataaaaaaaatgaagatttAGCTATAATAGCTATATCATCAGATAAAGGTTTATGTGGTAGTGTAAATTCATCGATATCAAgaatatgtaaaaatattttagaaaatgaTCAAATAGACAATGAGCTTGTTAATAACATTTCaccaaataaaatatcattataCGGAATAGgcgaaaaaataaaatcggCTTTAAGTAGATTACATAGTGATAAATTTGAAGCTGTTTATAgtgaatataataagatACCAATCAATTTTATGACTTGTTCATATATTGCTGAatctatattaaaaaaaaatcatacGAATTTACTTATTGTATACAACAATTTTAAATCTGCTATTTCATTTGATACTAAAATTTTAAGTATTTTTTCCCAAAAAcaattaaacaaaattaacaaaaaagaGTTAGCGACTTTCGAATTCGAACCTGAACTcgattatatttttaaggaTGTTTACgagttttattttacatctataatatataattgtataaTTGAAAACCTCGCCTCTGAGCAA TCTGCTAGAATGACAGCAATGGACAATGCATCATCGAGTGCTACGGATATGCTCGGTGCTCTATCCCTACGATATAACAGAGCCAGACAG TCGAAAATCACCCTAGAACTCATTGAAATTATATCTGGTGCCAATGccttataa